Part of the Elusimicrobiota bacterium genome is shown below.
TGATATAGACAATAGCGCGATTATAATAAATAGCAGGTTCTTTTCCAAAATTCAGCGCCTGGTCAAAATCGGCAAGTGCCTCGGTATAGAATCCAAGCAACGAATATGCGATACCTCTGTTGATATATGTATTTGCTTTGTTTTTTTCGCCATCAGTATATTTCCAGATAGAGAGCGCTTTTGAGAAATGTGCTATTTTTTTAGCCGGCTTTTTTGCTTTCACACCACTGTTAAAGTAGTATTCAAACGAACAACCGATAAGGGCAGCGAATAGCGAATAGCGAATAGCGAATAGTAAAATTCTTTTAAGGTGCATCTTTTCACCTTTTACCTTTAACCTTTCACTTGCTGTTTTCATATTCCGACTGTTACACTTTTTTGCAAAAGCCGTTTCATGTCATCTGTATCAGTAGATGTTTCCATTGCTTCCTGCAGTGTTATCTGTTTCCTGGATATTAAATCAACCAGCGAAGTATTCATTGTTTGCATCCCGTATTTTGCGCCAGTTTGCATTGCGATATAGACTTGTTCTGTTTTCATTTCACGAATTAAATTTCTGATTGCAGCTGTAACAATCAGCACCTCGCAGGCTAAAGTTCTGCCGACACCGCCTGATTTTAACAAAAGTTGCTGTGTCAAAACCGCCTGTAAGGTGAATGATAGTTGGCTTCTTATCTGACCTTGCTGGTGTGGTGGAAATACATCAACAATCCTGTTTATTGACGATGGTGCGTCGGTTGTATGGAGTGTTGCGAACACAAGGTGCCCGGTTTCTGCGATTGTGAGTGCCGCTGCGATTGTTTCTAAGTCACGCATTTCACCAATCAGTATTATATCAGGGTCCTGTCTTAAAACATATTTTAACGCAATTGGGAACGAAGCAGTATCCGCACCAACTTCACGCTGTTCTACGAGACACCTTTTATGTGTATGAACATACTCTATCGGGTCTTCAATTGTGATGATATGTCCCTGTCGGTGTTCATTCAAATAATTTATCATAGAGGCGAGTGTAGTTGTTTTGCCACAGCCGGTAGGTCCTGTAACCAGCACCAACCCTTTTGGCAGTCGCATAATATCATAAATCACCGGTGGCAGCCCTAATTCTTCAAATGTAAAAATTTTTTCAGGAATGGTTCTTAAAGCCGCGGAGACAACATTCCGCTGTCTGAAAACATTCATTCTTATTCTGCCAACCCCTTTTATGCCAAACGATAAATCCAGTTCGTTTGATGCCTCAAATTTCTCTTTCTGGCGGTCAGTTAAAAGCGAATAAATCAGCCGCTGACATACATCCGGCGTAAGTTTTTCAAAATGGGTTGGATACATTTCACCATCTATTCTTAATATTGGCGATGTGCCAACGGTAAGATGCAAGTCCGACGCATTCTT
Proteins encoded:
- a CDS encoding tetratricopeptide repeat protein, producing MKTASERLKVKGEKMHLKRILLFAIRYSLFAALIGCSFEYYFNSGVKAKKPAKKIAHFSKALSIWKYTDGEKNKANTYINRGIAYSLLGFYTEALADFDQALNFGKEPAIYYNRAIVYI
- a CDS encoding type IV pilus twitching motility protein PilT, with the protein product MLSMDELLKLVIQKNASDLHLTVGTSPILRIDGEMYPTHFEKLTPDVCQRLIYSLLTDRQKEKFEASNELDLSFGIKGVGRIRMNVFRQRNVVSAALRTIPEKIFTFEELGLPPVIYDIMRLPKGLVLVTGPTGCGKTTTLASMINYLNEHRQGHIITIEDPIEYVHTHKRCLVEQREVGADTASFPIALKYVLRQDPDIILIGEMRDLETIAAALTIAETGHLVFATLHTTDAPSSINRIVDVFPPHQQGQIRSQLSFTLQAVLTQQLLLKSGGVGRTLACEVLIVTAAIRNLIREMKTEQVYIAMQTGAKYGMQTMNTSLVDLISRKQITLQEAMETSTDTDDMKRLLQKSVTVGI